The following is a genomic window from Manihot esculenta cultivar AM560-2 chromosome 9, M.esculenta_v8, whole genome shotgun sequence.
ATCCTCTGGTTGCTCTATGATTCAGGCGCCTCCAATGCATGGAGCACATTTTCCTGGCCCGCCAATGTCGGGGCCCAGTGCTTTGCATGGGATGGGAGGATCTAACCTTCCAATATTTGGGCTTTCAGCTCAAGGACATCCAATGCCATACCCATGTGCACCCTTAATGCCAGTGTCTGGAGGACCTCTTTTAAAAACTACCATGGGACTGAATGCTGGCGGATTGGCAGGTCCAGTGGATAATTTGAATTCTGGCCCAGGCTCCCGTTCAAAGGATGCAATTCAAAACATTTCACAAGCTATGCAAAACAGTGGTGCCAATAGCTCAATGAATCAGACATCTACTCAGGTTTGCAAATTCATAATTAAGTTGCAACTGCGCTTTCTTTGAGTAAAGGTGAACCCTTGAGTACGTGAATCTGTGCTATGAATTTATAGGAAGGATTGACGTGCATCCTTTCTCCATGAAAGGGCCATCATCACAGCTCTTCTTCATGTTGGAGAAGGAAAGCATTGACACATAAGCACTGTACACCCAAAATTTTCGTATGAATGTTGCAATAAGGAAATTGTTGTCATGGACAAAGAGGAGACAGGCATCTAATAAAGTttcattattaaaatttcaactaTAAAATCTATTTCTTGCTTATTTGATTATCAGTTGAAATCTAAAAGGCTTGCGTTTCTTAGTTCCTCATACTGAATTTTTGTTAGTTCTGTTACCACCTGAAAGAGGTGCTTgtggaaaattttataaaaaaatttacatcaTTTTCTTCTGCTATTGCCCAATTGATTTGTTCATTTCTCTACTTTATGTTTAATGACTCTGGATGTTTCTGATTGATGAGTACAAATTTGTGAGATCACATTTTCCTGAAGATATGTGAAACTAAGGTTCATTCTTTGTAATGCCAGTGCCAAGTGACAAATGAACGGTTTGAACAGCATCCTTCAGTGCAAAATAGTGGTCAAGCCTCAGAAGTCACTGACAGGGGAGCTGTGAAGTCAGCCAATGGGAATGACAATACGCCAAATCAAGTCACCGGTAAGTATGCAATTATAATTAGATGCACTTGCCATCTGGACGATATTATATAGTGAAATTTGAATGCGTAAGACTTTATCATTTGTTTGTATATGCAGCAGGTTGCGACTGACCAGCTTTTCCAATCATTGTCGTTGAAGAGGTCAACACATCATGCCTTCCACAAGGGTCAAGCTCAAGACTTTCATGGTGACTCTAGGAACACATGAACATGCAGAAAAGGGTTCCAGGCGACTGAATGATGTTGAATCTTAGCAATGATTATTTGCACTCCAGTTTCGGCACAGAGCAGTTATAGTTGGCAGAAAGGTTTTGGTATGTTGAGGAGACTTTACAGCCTTTTCTTGCTTTTGTATATTCACTTACATGTCAGAAATATGTTTTCTTTAGTAGATCTTTTTAGTACAAATTCTTTCAATTAATGAAAAGATAGATACTTTCCAATACATTTTGTTCaacttctctctctcttccaTGTGCTATATTTGGTTGGTCCTGTAAAAAAAGAGTAACAGGCATTAGAATGGCAAACATCCCCTCCTAAATCTGAAGTCTGAACGATTCAGTTCTTGCATTTTTGGTTAGAACAGCCTCATTGGTGTCACAAAAAGAGCGAGCCACGTGAAAGATAATTATCTGCAGAGTGGAAAGATAATGTGTCTGaaattttccttcctttttatatttatgtatttatgttatttttctaGAATCTATGATAAGGGTATAAATAGGCCGCTAGAAAATATCAGACATCAGTTTTTTATTCTGTCTAGGTCATTGGATCTTGATGAAACACTACTGCAGAAATTGAAATCCCATTTTCTCCAACTAATAAGCTGCATATAATGATTATAATTACACATTCCTTTTCTTCAAAAATTTCTGATGGAAAAATCATGCATATGACGGCAATAGGATCAATTCATTACCAAGTGAAGCAATATATTTTCATGAGAATATGCATGAAAGGAGTGATGTATCTGGTTCAAAAGCTGAAGATGAAATGGAAACCAGATCATGTATTGAGTATGCTCCGCATGCACCGAGTTGCTTCATGCAAATAATTCCTACTATGCAATCTGGACCGTTGATTGACGCTGGTTCCGTGTTCTGTGATAGACCTGGTGCATTAACCCACGATCCAGATTGCAGAGTCACGTTACCTGGGACTCCGCTTAACATTTTCCTTCAACAGAATTTGGAGTAAAACTGGCAACTAGTCTCTAAATGTCTAAGCTTTAGCTAATGAATCCGCAAAGCCTCATCAAATACAATACTGACACCATTAACAAGCAATGAGTGCATAAATGTGATGAAGAGCAAAACTGGCAACTGTAGAAAAGGTATCTACAAATCAATCTTCACAACTGGAGAAGTTTTTTTGTACTGATCATTACAGACAATAGCCAACCCAACCACCAGCACACAAATATTACATACAAGTGAAAAAGAATAggtaaaatgaaagaaaatggttTACATTTTACACAACTAAAATCTGTATATCACAATGCAAATTCCACAACCATATTCTTCATGCATGCTACTTCATTTCTTTTCAATTACTTGACTTTAATATCACCCTTGGTGTCTGAGGAGAGTGTTTTCGAGCCTGGAGACTTCCCTATGATGGCTCTCTTGGCCTTCAAAAGTGTTTGTTTCATCtttgttaaaatattatttgattgcTTTTGAGTGAGCTTGGCAGGAACTTCTCTTGGCAAGTCTTGGGATGCTTTTGCATCGTTACCATTCTTGGGAGAAGGCTCTAAATTCTGGGCATCAGACTTTGCTATTTCCTCAGCGTTTTCTTTCCCTGCTTTATCTTCACTGATTTTTGCACTTTCCTCATCTTTTACTTCTAGTCCAGAATCCTGGGATTCTTTAACTGGTTCCATAACAGCTGTAGTGGCTTCATCTAGCTTTTCCTCTATGGAACCATCTTTGCTGGTTTCCACTAAAGCTGGTGTCTCCTCTTTTATGTTATCTTCTTTCTTGTTCTCTCCGACTGATTCAACCCCTTCACCAGTTTTCTCTACCTTGAATGATCTTTCAGTAACTTCAGAATTTGAAACAATCTCCTTGATATCGTCCACTTTGATCGGCTGAACTTGTTCTTCATTTAGAACTTCTCTCTCAACATTCTTATCTTTAGTTTTACTGGTCTTTTCCACTCCGTCTTCTCCACCATTTTCCATTTCCTCAGCTTCCTCTTTCAATGTTTCTTCAACTGCCACAGTCCCATCAGTTTCCTTCTTTCCGTTCTCCACATTAGTTATCTCTCTGACATCAGGAAGAGAAGCTTCTCCTTTGCCTTCTTGAACATCAGCTTGAGCATCCTGTTTTTCCGAAGCTGCACTGAGTTCCTCTTCTTTACTGGGTCTCTCTTCCTTCAAGGACGTGGTATCCTCAACTTTATCCGCTAATGTTCCCTCATCTGTTGCAGTTTCACCCTCAACTCCAATTTCTCCCTCTGTTTTTGTTTCTGCATCAGGTACAACTGGTTCTGTTCCTTCTTCTGTtgatttattatcatttttttctgGGACCTCATATTCTACCTTTGCTTTCAAATCAGCTTCAGCTTCTAAGATTTCTTGTTTCTCAACATCTTTGGTTACTGCATATTGTTCCTCTGATCGCATCTCAAGCTCAACTTCAGGAACTACTGATTTTGGCTTATCTACATCTTCAGACACTGCTGAATATTCAATATCTTTTGCCAAAACTGCTTCTGATTCTTTTACAGGAAAAGCGTCCGATGACTGCTGTTGTTTCTCAGTTGCTTCAATTGGTGCTactttttcatcttgttttgcaACTTCAGATTGTTCCTTTGGCATCACTTCAGGAACTGGTTCATCAATTTCTTTGGATTCTGCTTTTGAAGCTTCGATATCCTTCACAACTGCTTCTGATTCTTTGATCGCTGGAACTTCTGGAGGCTCCTGTTGTTTCCCAGTTTCTTCAACTGATTGGGGCTTTCCACCTTGTTCGGTGACTTCAGATTGTGCCTCCAGTTTCACATCAACTACGGGAACAAGGGATTCTTGTTTATCGACTTCATTGTGTACTACTTTTGAATCCTCAGGAACTTTTACGTCAGCTTCAGATTCTTTAGTAGGAATAATTGCTGACAGTTCTTTTGGTTTATCAACAGCTTCAGCCGACAATTCCTGAACATCAACGACCATAGGTTGCTCCTGAACATCGACTATCTTAGGTTGCTCCTGTGCTTCTGCATGCTCAGTTACAGAGGCCGCATCTGGTTGACTGTTAACAGCATCAACTGCTGGCTCTGGAACACATTCTGTAGCTGGTTCCCCAACTGGTTGATTGTTAACAACATCAACTGCTGGCTCTGCATCTTTGTGTGCTTGTGAGCAAGGTATCTCTTGCTCCATCTCAGTTTTGTCCTCCACCAGAGAATCCACTCCAGCAGAATCACTCATCTTAGCCTCAACTGCTGAAGGCTCTGTCTGTTTATTTTCAGCCTTTGCTTC
Proteins encoded in this region:
- the LOC110623514 gene encoding ABC transporter F family member 4, with translation MATESATTSLHNPTTTTSHDELVETKVNEEVKPVDQGTVSLPEGGKVENPKIEELPSETEPFSKLEAKAENKQTEPSAVEAKMSDSAGVDSLVEDKTEMEQEIPCSQAHKDAEPAVDVVNNQPVGEPATECVPEPAVDAVNSQPDAASVTEHAEAQEQPKIVDVQEQPMVVDVQELSAEAVDKPKELSAIIPTKESEADVKVPEDSKVVHNEVDKQESLVPVVDVKLEAQSEVTEQGGKPQSVEETGKQQEPPEVPAIKESEAVVKDIEASKAESKEIDEPVPEVMPKEQSEVAKQDEKVAPIEATEKQQQSSDAFPVKESEAVLAKDIEYSAVSEDVDKPKSVVPEVELEMRSEEQYAVTKDVEKQEILEAEADLKAKVEYEVPEKNDNKSTEEGTEPVVPDAETKTEGEIGVEGETATDEGTLADKVEDTTSLKEERPSKEEELSAASEKQDAQADVQEGKGEASLPDVREITNVENGKKETDGTVAVEETLKEEAEEMENGGEDGVEKTSKTKDKNVEREVLNEEQVQPIKVDDIKEIVSNSEVTERSFKVEKTGEGVESVGENKKEDNIKEETPALVETSKDGSIEEKLDEATTAVMEPVKESQDSGLEVKDEESAKISEDKAGKENAEEIAKSDAQNLEPSPKNGNDAKASQDLPREVPAKLTQKQSNNILTKMKQTLLKAKRAIIGKSPGSKTLSSDTKGDIKVK